One Oxobacter pfennigii DNA segment encodes these proteins:
- a CDS encoding DUF2935 domain-containing protein has product MTDYEKAALFEHRFWLQILGDHSRFIFNSLYPDEKKEMQKAGMFIEIFDGLLDEARGNLLEKDLLRLTRKACQYTMELKQFKLQILESHITGKIKISLPPTFFNHMLNELEEYQGILYVLIYNRMPKAHAVHHHLLWLLDGSGHASWIGNNLDDTERELIKISRNYAKDLEGLYLKAVEMKGYLRTGKSKFPSLEKFNEDAEMKMLDFKVFLNEIEKLILEKKVLSTILPLVPDHMAREECYYLTKLAMAAGINAPGCEPGKPRVED; this is encoded by the coding sequence ATGACAGACTATGAAAAAGCTGCATTATTTGAACACCGGTTCTGGCTGCAGATACTGGGCGACCACAGCAGGTTCATCTTTAATTCATTATATCCAGATGAAAAAAAGGAAATGCAAAAGGCCGGTATGTTTATAGAAATTTTTGACGGACTGCTGGACGAGGCAAGAGGCAATCTGTTAGAAAAGGATCTTTTGAGATTAACCCGGAAAGCCTGTCAGTATACTATGGAACTTAAACAATTCAAACTCCAGATCCTTGAAAGTCATATTACAGGGAAAATAAAAATAAGCCTTCCGCCTACATTTTTTAATCACATGCTCAATGAATTGGAGGAATACCAGGGAATATTATATGTACTTATATATAACAGGATGCCTAAAGCACATGCTGTACATCATCATCTTTTATGGCTTTTAGACGGTTCAGGACATGCATCATGGATAGGCAACAATCTTGATGACACGGAAAGAGAACTTATAAAAATAAGCCGGAATTATGCGAAGGACCTTGAAGGCTTATATTTGAAAGCTGTTGAAATGAAAGGATATTTAAGGACGGGGAAAAGCAAGTTCCCTTCCCTTGAAAAATTTAATGAAGATGCAGAAATGAAGATGCTGGATTTTAAGGTGTTCTTAAACGAAATAGAAAAACTTATACTTGAGAAGAAAGTATTAAGCACCATATTACCTCTGGTACCCGACCATATGGCGCGGGAAGAGTGCTATTATTTAACCAAGCTTGCTATGGCAGCTGGAATTAATGCTCCCGGATGTGAGCCAGGGAAGCCCCGTGTGGAGGATTAA